Proteins encoded together in one Lathyrus oleraceus cultivar Zhongwan6 chromosome 5, CAAS_Psat_ZW6_1.0, whole genome shotgun sequence window:
- the LOC127080661 gene encoding uncharacterized protein LOC127080661, which translates to MKGDMITDTLANGSVATLLVCLNYTLSIYGKDFGVDLICLSLSQIDVILGMNWLELNHVYVNCFDKILMFPELEDSEDSRFISANQVEMSLKQDAQVLMMFASLKVESEAEISNLSVVCGFLDIFPNDIGDFPPDCSSSQWI; encoded by the coding sequence ATGAAGGGTGATATGATCACTGATACTCTAGCCAATGgttcggtggcaactctgttAGTTTGTCTAAATTACACTCTGTCCATTTATGGTAAAGATTTTGGAGTTGACTTAATTTGTTTATCCCTAAGTCAAATAGATGTTATTCTAGGAATGAACTGGTTAGAGTTAAACCATGTTTACGTAAATTGTTTTGATAAGATCTTGATGTTTCCTGAGTTAGAGGATAGTGAAGATTCGAGGTTTATATCTGCTAACCAAGTAGAGATGTCCTTGAAGCAGGATGCTCAAGTGCTCATGATGTTCGCTTCCCTGAAAGTAGAGAGTGAAGCTGAGATTTCTAATCTTTCTGTTGTATGTGGGTTCCTAGATATTTTCCCTAATGATATAGGTGATTTTCCTCCTGATTGCTCGAGTTCACAATGGATTTAG